GGGCCGTTCCTTCACCGCCGGCCGGCTCGGCACCAGGAAGCAGGTCCTGGTGTGGGAGCCGCTGACGACGTGGTGGCAGCCCACGGCGGCGGCCGCGGACCGGGCCATCGGCCTCAGCTGAGATTCACCTCGGGCGAGTAGGCGTCCAGCCACTGCGCGAGGTCCAGGGCGCGCTCCAGCCCGCGCCGCTCCGCCTGGCTGCTGATCGGCGCCTCGCGTTCGGCGGCCGTGCGGAGCCGGTCGCAGTCGACGAGGTCGAAGACCCGGTGGGAGGGCCGCGAGAGCAGGTCCTTGACCTGGTCCTGGAGGGCGCGGGCGTACTGCGGGTCCTGGGTGGACGGGTACGGGCTCTTGACCCGGTCGTACACCGAGCGGGGCAGGACGTCCGCGGCCGCCTCACGCAGCAGGCTCTTCTCGCGTCCGTCGAAGGACTTCAGCGCCCAGGGGGCGTTGTAGACGTACTCGACCAGCCGGTGGTCGCAGAACGGCACCCGGACCTCCAGGCCGACGGCCATGCTCATCCGGTCCTTGCGGTCGAGCAGGATGCGGACGAACCGGGTCAGGTGCATGTGGCTGATCTGCCGCATCCGGTACTCGAAGTCGCTCTCGCCGTCGAGCCGGTCGATGCCGGCGACCGCGGTGCGGTAGCCGTCGGCGATATAGCCCTCCAGGTCCAGGGACTTGGTGACGTCGGAGCGCAGCACGTCGGAGTCGTCGCCGAAGTCGCGGCCGAAGCGCACGAGCCAGGGGAAGGTGTCGGCGCGGCGCGCCTCCTCGTCGAAGAACTGCAGATAGCCGCCGAAGACCTCGTCGGCCGACTCGCCGGACAGGGCCACCGTGGACTTCTGCCGGATGGCGCGGAAGAGCAGCAGCAGCGAGGCGTCCATGTCGCCGAAGCCGACCGGCAGGTCGCGGGCGCGTATCACCCGCTCGCGTACGGCGGGGTCGGCGAGGGACTGCGGGTCGAGCACGATGTCCTGGTGGTCGGTGTCGGCTAGCTTGGCCACGTCGTGCACGAAGGGCGTGTCGGGGGTGCCGCGCAGTTCGTCGGCGATGAAGTTGTCGGTCTGGCCGACGAAGTCGACGGCGAAGCTGCGTACCCGCTCACCCTGTGCGGCGAGTTGCCGGGCGGCGATCGCGGTCATCGCGGAGGAGTCGAGGCCGCCCGAGAGCAGGGTGCAGCGCGGGACGTCGGCGACCAGCTGGCGGCGCACGATGTCGTCGAGCAGCGAGCGCACGGTGGTGATGGTGGTGTCGCGGTCGTCGGCGTGCGCACGGGTCTCGAGGCGCCAGTAGACGCGCGTCGACAGGCCCGAGCGGTCGACGGTGACGACGGTGCCGGGTTCGACCTCGCGCATGCCGTCCCAGATCGCGTGTCCGGGCGTCTTGATCATGACGAGCAGCTCCCGCAGCCCGTCCAGCGTGACCCGGCGCCGGGCCAGCGGGTTGGCGAGGATCGCCTTGGGCTCGGAGCCGAACAGGACGCCGTCGGCGGTGGGGTAGTAGTAGAAGGGCTTGATGCCCATGCGGTCGCGGATCATCACGAGCTTGTCGCGCCGGCCGTCCCACACGGCGAACGCATACATCCCGTTGAGCCGTTCGGCGACCGCGTCCCCCCATTCGAGATAGCCGTGCAGGACGACCTCGGTGTCGGAGTCGGTCGTGAACCGGTGGCCGCGGCCTTCGAGTTCACGGCGCAGTTCGGTGAAGTTGTACGCCTCCCCGGAGTACACCATCGCCAAGGTTCCCTCAGGAGTGTCGAGGGACATCGGCTGACGGCCGCCGGGGAGGTCGATGATCGCGAGTCGGCGGTGGCCCAGGGCGGCCGGGCCCTGTGTCCAGGTGCCGCGGTCGTCCGGACCGCGGCAGGCCATCGTCTCGGTCATCGCATGCAATGTCGTGGCCTCGGTCCTCAGGTCACGGTCGAAGGAGACCCATCCGGTGATGCCGCACATGCGCTGCCTCCTGCCTCCGGCTGGCGGCCGGCTCCGGCGCTCACCTGGGCTTTCCCGGGTGAACCGCGGACCGGCCGGCGAACCAGTTGTAACTAGCACCTATATGACCAGCCTCCGTCGGTTGCCCCAGGCAGTCAACTCGGCCGTAACACCGGCGACCCATCCACCCCCATGGTTTCGGCCGTGTTTTGCTCACGCGACATCCCGTGAAGCCCGCACCACCAGGCCGGCGCCGTCACGAACCGGCCAGAAGCAAAAACTTCACCAAGCGTCACATGGTTCAGGCCTTTTCGCTCACAAACCGGTCCAGCACGGCCGTCAGCTCGGCCGGCTTCTCCAGCGGCAGCTCATGGCCCGCGTCGAGGATCCGGACGACCGCATCCGGATAGGCCTTGGCCATCCGCAGCATCTGCCGCACGGGCAGCTGGACGTCGTGGTAGCCGTGCACCATCAGGGTCGGGGTGCGGATCTCCCCCGCCCGGTCGAGGACGTCGAAGGCGCGCATCGCGCCGTACAGCGTCATCACGACCTCGCGCGGGGTCGCGGCCGAAGCCCGGATGTGCGCGCGGATCTCCTCACGCGGATGGCCGGGCGCGAAGGCGCGCTGGATGTTGGCGGCCACGAACAGCCGGTACGGCACCAGGGTGGAGGCGGCCATGAGCAGGCCCCGGCCACGGCTGTACGTCATCCGGGCGATGGAGCCCACCAGCGCCATCCGCTCCACCCGCTCGGGGTGGGCCAGCGCGATGGTCTGCGCGATCATCCCGCCCATCGAGTGGCCGACCAGCACGCACCGTTCGACCTCCAGATGATCGAGCAGGGCGAGCACGTCCCGCGCCAGCTCCGCGATCGTGCGCACGCCGGCCCCGGTGCTCTCGCCATGCCCGCGCAGGTCCAGCCGGATCACCCGGCGTCTCTCGGCGAAGTGCGCGATCTGGTGGTCCCAGCGGTGCCGGTTCGCGGTCCAGCCGTGGACGAAGACCAGGGGCACCTCCGGAGCGTCACGGGGACCCTCGTCGTCGTACGTCAGAGCCGCTCCGTCGACTTCGAGCTGCGGCATGGGGGCCTCCTGGGGTGCGTCGCCGTCCAGTTACTGACGGGTACGGTAACTGCCCGCACGGCACCGCGTCACGGGCTCGACCGGGGAATTCAGACGGCGGGCGGGGTCCGGCACACCCCGAATGCCGTACGCGTGAATCCGCCCTATCGTGCTGTCATGGAGCACGCACTGAGTCCCGCGACCCTGGCCGAACTGCGGCGCCCGCGGCCCTACCCGGCGGTGTCCGTGCTGACCCCGACGCACCGCCGCGAACCGGAGAACGGGCAGGACCCCGTCCGGCTGCGCAATGTCGTCACCGAGGCACGCAAACGCCTGGAGGCCGACCCCGCCGTCACCCGTGAACGGCGCGCCGAGATCGAGAAACAGCTGGACCGCGCGCTGGCGGAAGTGGATCTGGCGCACGCCGAAGACGGCCTGGTGATCTTCGCCGCCCCCGGTGAGCACCAGGTCTGGTCGCTGGCCCGCACCGTCCCCGAGCGGGTGGTCTTCTCCGACACCTTCCTCACCC
The genomic region above belongs to Streptomyces sp. CG1 and contains:
- the asnB gene encoding asparagine synthase (glutamine-hydrolyzing) translates to MCGITGWVSFDRDLRTEATTLHAMTETMACRGPDDRGTWTQGPAALGHRRLAIIDLPGGRQPMSLDTPEGTLAMVYSGEAYNFTELRRELEGRGHRFTTDSDTEVVLHGYLEWGDAVAERLNGMYAFAVWDGRRDKLVMIRDRMGIKPFYYYPTADGVLFGSEPKAILANPLARRRVTLDGLRELLVMIKTPGHAIWDGMREVEPGTVVTVDRSGLSTRVYWRLETRAHADDRDTTITTVRSLLDDIVRRQLVADVPRCTLLSGGLDSSAMTAIAARQLAAQGERVRSFAVDFVGQTDNFIADELRGTPDTPFVHDVAKLADTDHQDIVLDPQSLADPAVRERVIRARDLPVGFGDMDASLLLLFRAIRQKSTVALSGESADEVFGGYLQFFDEEARRADTFPWLVRFGRDFGDDSDVLRSDVTKSLDLEGYIADGYRTAVAGIDRLDGESDFEYRMRQISHMHLTRFVRILLDRKDRMSMAVGLEVRVPFCDHRLVEYVYNAPWALKSFDGREKSLLREAAADVLPRSVYDRVKSPYPSTQDPQYARALQDQVKDLLSRPSHRVFDLVDCDRLRTAAEREAPISSQAERRGLERALDLAQWLDAYSPEVNLS
- a CDS encoding alpha/beta fold hydrolase — encoded protein: MPQLEVDGAALTYDDEGPRDAPEVPLVFVHGWTANRHRWDHQIAHFAERRRVIRLDLRGHGESTGAGVRTIAELARDVLALLDHLEVERCVLVGHSMGGMIAQTIALAHPERVERMALVGSIARMTYSRGRGLLMAASTLVPYRLFVAANIQRAFAPGHPREEIRAHIRASAATPREVVMTLYGAMRAFDVLDRAGEIRTPTLMVHGYHDVQLPVRQMLRMAKAYPDAVVRILDAGHELPLEKPAELTAVLDRFVSEKA